A single Mercenaria mercenaria strain notata chromosome 9, MADL_Memer_1, whole genome shotgun sequence DNA region contains:
- the LOC123538577 gene encoding tigger transposable element-derived protein 4-like, translated as MSKRKVLTLDDRARVLELSKNKSARKIAEEMGVGKTQIQNILKRKAEVLEDIENNVSGDRKRARRVTVHEDVNNLVYEWFKDVTARRLPVSGPILCTQALKFASDLGDINFKASTGWLASFLKRNNIVLGTMSGERGDVNKDTVTDWKSKLPTVCDGYDPKDIFNMDETGLFFRDTTRKSYHFKDSELVGGKRSKERITVSLCASMTGEKLKPLVIGKAARPRCFSKIDPEKLPVTYRNNKKAWMTGELMTEWLRTVDKQMKKQRRNILLFLDNAPAHPDFELNNVKLVFLPPNTTALSQPMDQGIIQALKLKFRNRQLSYIVSQMERTDKVGSQVLKEISILDAIYWINGSWKEVTPTTIQKCFAKCGFDQISESDLVVNECDSDDDSDDDDVEVPLAVLRMSHELFGCEYHELVDLDKSVPTCDENNSIVDWDKNAGDILIELQSSKDVCDNDECDDGVDSDRPETVITMSEASDMLDKLKMFALSKGQDKWLDNIMDLQDMFVSCRAETQCKQTRIHEFFERK; from the exons ATGTCTAAACGGAAAGTGTTAACGTTGGATGATAGAGCTCGTGTGTTGGAATTAAGTAAGAACAAAAGTGCTCGTAAAATAGCTGAAGAAATGGGCGTAGGAAAAACCCAGATCCAAAATATTCTGAAACGGAAAGCGGAAGTGTTAGAGGATATTGAAAACAATGTTTCAGGTGACCGTAAACGTGCGAGGAGAGTAACTGTTCACGAGGATGTTAACAATTTGGTATATGAGTGGTTTAAGGACGTGACTGCTAGGAGATTGCCCGTGTCTGGGCCTATCTTGTGCACTCAAGCTCTTAAGTTCGCGAGTGATCTTGGGGACATTAACTTTAAGGCATCGACGGGATGGCTTGCTTCATTCTTGAAACGTAATAACATTGTGTTAGGGACAATGTCTGGGGAGAGGGGAGATGTCAATAAAGACACGGTAACTGACTGGAAATCAAAACTCCCAACAGTGTGTGATGGATATGATCCGAAGGACATATTCAATATGGATGAGACTGGTTTGTTCTTCCGAGACACAACAAGGAAATCGTATCATTTCAaag atTCAGAACTGGTTGGTGGAAAACGCTCTAAGGAACGCATTACTGTTTCGCTGTGTGCTTCTATGACCGGGGAGAAGCTCAAACCACTAGTGATTGGTAAAGCTGCACGTCCGAGATGCTTCAGCAAAATAGATCCGGAAAAACTACCTGTGACCtacagaaacaacaaaaaagcGTGGATGACCGGTGAACTCATGACAGAATGGCTAAGGACGGTTGACAAACAAATGAAGAAACAACGCAGGAACATCTTGTTATTCTTGGACAACGCGCCTGCACATCCGGACTTTGAACTTAACAATGTTAAACTTGTCTTCTTGCCACCTAATACAACTGCTCTTTCGCAGCCAATGGACCAGGGTATCATTCAGGCTCTTAAGTTGAAGTTCAGGAATCGTCAGCTCTCGTACATTGTGTCACAAATGGAACGTACGGATAAAGTTGGTTCACAAGTGTTAAAGGAAATTTCCATTCTAGATGCTATTTACTGGATTAACGGTTCGTGGAAGGAGGTGACTCCAACCACAATTCAGAAGTGTTTCGCAAAGTGTGGATTTGATCAGATAAGTGAAAGTGATCTTGTTGTTAATGAATGTGATagtgatgatgatagtgatgatgatgatgttgaagtGCCCTTAGCTGTCTTAAGAATGTCTCATGAGTTGTTCGGGTGTGAATACCACGAATTGGTAGATTTAGATAAATCTGTTCCGACGTGCGACGAGAATAATTCCATTGTTGACTGGGATAAGAATGCAGGTGATATCTTAATTGAACTGCAGTCAAGCAAAGATGTTTGTGATAATGATGAGTGTGATGATGGTGTTGACTCAGACAGACCTGAAACTGTGATCACAATGTCTGAGGCTAGTGATATGCTTGATAAACTGAAAATGTTTGCTCTCAGTAAAGGACAGGATAAGTGGCTTGATAACATTATGGATTTGCAAGACATGTTTGTAAGTTGCCGTGCAGAGACTCAATGTAAGCAGACTAGAATTCATGagttttttgaaagaaaataa